One genomic segment of Candidatus Stygibacter australis includes these proteins:
- a CDS encoding glycosyltransferase, with the protein MVIFGIIFIIIIFTCTYLLYKPQKSNSNLRTFSILIACRNEENNIPELIESLCKINYPTDLWQVIIVDDASEDNTWQLLLDHTAGRKNFQVYHLAEKSAEYKGKKAALKLAAENADFDYLVFTDADCIVHPEILRSYSELLTNNTDAAIGWYLTKGASPLQRIIDVSSGLTFALTTRMGIPFSASGMNWVVRKKAFIDVGGYEKIRNELAGDDKLLLLQVKALGNEITFNHRYPVETKLPQGSDSQRLMRKYGKLASSPINIKLIMLILSAFYIYLPLHILIRGYEMGLIYLTGLFLLWMIVLLRFRLKFKFSDPLFLLLIPYVLFYYVLKGSFGNWEWKGQKRNIS; encoded by the coding sequence ATGGTCATATTCGGTATAATTTTCATCATCATCATTTTTACATGTACTTACCTGCTTTATAAACCTCAGAAAAGTAATTCCAATTTAAGAACCTTTTCTATCCTGATTGCCTGCCGGAATGAAGAAAATAATATCCCAGAGCTTATAGAAAGTCTCTGCAAGATCAATTATCCAACCGATTTGTGGCAGGTAATAATCGTGGATGATGCTTCTGAGGATAATACCTGGCAGCTTTTGCTGGATCATACTGCCGGACGTAAAAATTTTCAGGTCTATCATCTGGCAGAGAAATCTGCCGAATATAAGGGGAAAAAAGCTGCTTTGAAGCTCGCAGCAGAAAATGCAGATTTTGATTACCTGGTTTTTACTGATGCTGATTGTATTGTACATCCTGAGATTTTAAGGTCGTATTCAGAACTGCTTACAAATAATACTGACGCTGCTATTGGCTGGTATCTCACCAAAGGAGCATCTCCCCTGCAAAGAATAATTGATGTATCATCAGGATTAACTTTTGCCCTTACAACCAGAATGGGAATACCCTTTTCTGCCTCAGGCATGAACTGGGTAGTCCGCAAGAAAGCTTTTATTGATGTAGGTGGTTATGAAAAGATCAGAAATGAGCTTGCCGGAGATGATAAATTACTACTGCTGCAGGTGAAAGCTTTAGGAAATGAAATTACTTTTAATCACAGATACCCGGTGGAAACTAAACTTCCTCAGGGCAGTGATTCACAGAGACTGATGCGTAAATATGGTAAACTGGCAAGCTCTCCCATAAATATTAAATTGATCATGCTGATCCTGAGCGCTTTTTACATATACCTGCCATTACATATATTAATTCGAGGATATGAAATGGGCTTGATATATCTGACTGGATTGTTTTTGCTATGGATGATTGTTTTGCTTCGTTTTAGATTGAAGTTCAAATTTTCTGATCCATTATTTTTATTATTAA